The DNA segment GTTAGTTAAACAACAAGAAccatacaaataatttatattagttcATATGAGATTACATCCACTTTTTGACAACCATCAAGTTTCTACTATCTTGTCAAAATTACATGTATTGTTTACTATCACTTTTTAACTCTTACACTTGCAAGCTCTACCTCAAGTTTAACTTAAACCTCAGTATTCTTTGTCTTACCTAGTCATTGCTAGctctaaataaattaaaaagatttgtTGAAAGTTTTCTCATTGACTAAAGTATGATTGTCTAGTAGACATATATACTACTCACACTTTTAGTATTTTCTCTCAAGGTATACAAGATATTTTGAAAGTTTTGTATCTTTACAAGAATTTAcagaaaatttttgaaaaaatgaaagaataattCATGTAGATAGTTTGTCGTCAATTGTTTCTTCTATATTTACTTCCAAGTTTTTGTTGTCCCATAATAGTTGAATTCTTCACCCTGAGAAGTCTTAAGTCCGTTTGAACATTTAATGCTCCTCTTAAATGGACGTCTCTTCTTCATGTAAAGTCCATGTTGATATAACGTATCCTCTACTTCGACAAGAAAACCACTTATTTCATAAGAGTGCATCTTTTGATGAGAATTAGTATCTTTCaagactttatttattttttcatagtaCTTTAACATATgttaagaaaatgttttttttataaaagaatttcaaatagagTGTATTAATGAAGATTTTAAATGTAATACTTAAAtgttatatcaaattatattatcttatgagtatattatttgaaaacttcaaatgcatatatatatatatatatatatatatatatatatatatatatagatagatagatagatagattatAATctgatttaaaattgtttttataaactttcaaaacaacATCCATAtggttttgcaaaaaaaaattatttggtatTAGTGAACTTAGATACTATGGATTAGATTTATTATGTGTTTTAACTTACACTTTtcggaaaatttattttttattattattaatttatagatattatattattttttatgtaatattattaggatattatattaaaatattaaaaaacattttattaaaatcgGTTGAATCCGAATTAAATCATTAAGCGTGCCTTTAATTATTCGATCACGGATCCAGCTAGGAGAACGTTACTTTTGACTTAACACTTTGGTTCTGCCGAACGTCCCTAGGAAAAATGCCATAGTTTCTTTGCTTGCCCGGGAAGagttatttttactaaaaaaaaagtaataaaagaaaaaacgaCATGTTAATTCATGAAAATTGATCAATTAAAATATAGCTGTAAAATTGcaaaaagtgaaaaaaggaTTATGGggtcagaaaagaaaaaacacgtGGACGAAATTTTTCAATCCAAGGCAAGATAGATCATAGATCTGAAGACTGAAGTGAATTGCCCAAAATTCGCCACAGTTAGTCACTGAGTTCATTATTTCATTCATCCTTCGCTTATTCCTCTTGTTTGGGTCATGGCAATTTGTTCCTCACCATCATCGTCAtcgtcatcttcttcttctacgtCGTCGTTTGGTTCCTCGAACACCGCGAAGGCGTGGATAATCCATGGCATTGTGGCCGGAGTGGCGATTGCTGCGGCGGTGGGCGCACGCGCTTACATGACCCGATTCAGCAAGTTTCGGAGCCGGGTCGTGGGCATCATACCCGCCCGATTCGCTTCCTCGCGCTTTGAGGGAAAGCCTCTCGTTCAAATCCTGGGCAAGCCCATGATCCAGGTCCACCCCTTTGCCCTCTACTCTTCCCAtaactcttttatttttcttcaaatttgaaTCTTCCTTTGCAGTGTGCGTACTTTTCCTTCGTCTGTGTTCCATCCATAGCTTGGcttcattaattttaatgataattaataGGCTAATCAACACTAGAGCTACCATGGTTCACTCTTTACTCTTCTTGCTACTAACTAAAATAAagcttaattatgtttttagtccaCCAGTCCAGAGGTCCAAGTCGCATTGGACTGGATCCCTTAAGCATTATAAATGAAGGAAGAATTCCATCAAAGGTAGTTAACAGAGATTAGTCTGTACCAATAACatgattacaaaaaaaaaaattaggggtCTGATTTTTAAATCCTCCTTGTAAAAACACGCCTTTTCTACCATCAAATtcgaaaaaatgttatttttagtcCACTGTCaaatttgagggactaaaaaatgCCAATTTTCTTTCGGGATTAAAAAAAGGACCCCttaataattaaatcttaaaattagTATGTCAAGTATAAGGGCAAAACATAGATGCAATTCGTACTTTTAGTACTATTCTCAAATCAGAATTGAAGTTTTATCTCGGTAATCAACATAATGAACGTATGCattaaacatttacatattCCAATTCTGATAGGAGAATAGTACTAAAAGTACCTAATGAACCACATTTAAGTTTTGTATGTAAACCCATGGAAGAGTGCCATATTCGTTGAGTTGATGcgcaaatatgatttttttttttttttttttttgcatctcTCAACTAGCTAAAAACTTTGTTTGTAGTTTGTACTATATATAGTTCATTAGAAATTTTCAGTTGACTTGTTGCCATTATAGTAAACCTTCCCAGCAcctatttcttttaaattatggtCTCTAATGGTCAAACTATGACATATTTTACCTGCTTTGGGATGAATTTTATAGAGAACATGGGAAAGGGCAAAGCTGGCAGCTACATTAGATCATGTTGGTAGGTCTATCCACATTATCTTCCTCCAATCCGGTATTAATAGATTTAATACATAACTTTGTCTTATGATAATCTTTAAGTAGTGTTATAAAATATATGCCTCTAAGTTAAACTAAGATTCTCATCTTATTTGTTACACGTTGCCACAGAGATTCTAAATTAGACATATGGAGATTTTTGCTTAGAGGGTAAACTGAAGTTcaaattctattttcaattttcatatgCATGTCTAATATGTGTTGCTTCTGGGGGCATTGAACAGACACAATTTATGCACAAAACACATCCTTGAAATGGACaagtaaataaatttacatttcATTTCAGCTTTTACTGTTTCTGCATTTGTTCATGCATGTAAAACCTCTTGTTGGTCTTTTGAAGACGAGAAATTTTCAATGTTTACAAGGCATTGCTTTCCTTTCTGAATTTCTTGGCAAACTAAGTTTGCATTGTAATATACACAAGATTTTAATGCATTCCGTATGCATGCCAATTGTTGCTTCATATTcaagaaaataaagtaataagCAGTTTTACTATTTGCTAGATGCGTAAATGCATGTGGACATCTAGCTAGCTTCTTTGATGTCTGACTGCTAAATTTCTCTGGTTTCTAGTTGTGGCAACTGATGATGAAAAGATTGCTGACTGCTGTAGACAATTTGGAGCTGATGTTATAATGACCTCAGAATCTTGCAGAAATGGTAAGCAAATTGGTTGCTTAATGTATTTTAGCCATTCAAAGCTTTTTTTCTTTACTATGTTTCATACTCTTTATTTTGCTAGATAGGTACGGAGCGCTGCAATGAAGCCCTACAGAAACTTgggaaaaaatatgatattgttGTCAACATTCAGGGTGATGAGCCACTTATTGAACCTGAGATAATCGATGGTGTTGTGAAAGCTTTGCAGGTAAGATTGTTTCttcttaaatttattcttttcctACCACAGAAAATGCAAATACTGTTCCATTGGCAAAAAAATTAACGACTGCCTGCTTAGATGTGATCATtatgtgcatttttattctgaaCAAAATGGTGAATCAATTGGTCCAAATCACTCATTTGATATAGCATCAGGTTATCTTGAAAATCTTCACATTTAAGAATTGTAACTTTATGGCCAAAAGGAAATATTACTACATATCTCTGAGCATTGCATTTTATTATTCCCTTATACTATCTATCCCGATTCCTGATCCTTACAGGCAGCTCCAGATGCAGTGTTCAGCACAGCAGTCACATCTTTGAAGCCTGAAGATGCCCATGATCCAAATAGAGTGAAATGTGTGGTAGATAACCGTGGCTATGCCATTTACTTTTCACGAGGATTAATCCCATTCAACAAGTAAGTTAGAAATAATTAAAGTTcagattttcaattttaattgttcCTCCATTACCAAAATATCTTGTGAAATTGTTTAACATTTTGTAAAACTGGATAATTGCTTGCACTCATACTGTAGGTCAGGGAAGGTCAATCAACTGTTCCCGTATTTGCTTCATCTTGGGATTCAGGTACTAACGTTAAATTCCCTCTAATTGGCCTTGATAACAATCATTGCTTGTGCTTCATTTGTTTGTTACCATTATCTGCTTCATTTTGGGTTAATAGTTTTCCGTCTACACATCTGCCAGAGCTATGATGCAAAGTTTTTGAATATATACCCTAATCTTCGACCTACTCCTTTGCAACTTGAGGAGGATTTGGAGCAGCTTAAAGTCCTTGAGAATGGCTACAAGATGAAGGTACCCTAAGTTATTTATTCAAgctcttattattatttcatctttATCCAATTGACTTGCATGTTTTTTACTTGATTATTCTAAACTGACCTTATAATCTCCTAATTATAATCAAATAGCCTTCAACCAGGGTTTGGTTGCCAACTTGCCATTTGATGTGAGTAGTCCAAAAACCATTGTATATTCAGGTTCTCTAATAAAATTGTCTCTGTCTGACTATTGAACTGAACACTTGGTGACAGCTCTAGTTGGTAAGATGCTGTTAGGAAACCCTCTATTAAGAGAGTCTatgttaagaatgagaaataggGGAGCACCAGGTGATCTAACCCCTGAGACATTGTAGTAGTATAGCAGAAAATCTGTTTTAGTATAAACAAatattgcttttaaaaaaaaagtataaacaaatattaatagaAAGCGGGTTACACAActgcaaaataaagaaaagaatagtATCAAGATTGTAGCTACTACTAAAAACTGAATCATTATTATACACTCGTACTTGTAGTTGATGGCTGGGCTTTACTCATCTGGTCTGATGTGGGagacattatttatttcatttctggacactttataaaattgtttattttgattttctgcTATAGGTGATAAAAGTTCATCATGAGGCTCATGGTGTTGACACTCCTGAAGATGTTGGAAAGATAGAATCTCTAATGCGTGAGAGGAACTTATCTTGAACTCTCAGCCACGGCAGTGAAACCATATATGCAAATTAATCATTAGCACACCACCACATCACATatagaaaaagtttttttttttttttttgtataaacctTCTTGTTGCTTACAACATAGTATGCGGGCTATTATTTatgatgtattttattttatagcatCGGCAGTATGCATGACTAGGTTTCTGGGTTTCTTGTACAATTAATATGTGcagagaattaaaattttagtcaCACATAATGTAAGCTGTGTATGTATCTTTATCAACAGTGAAGGTTAACATAAATAGCACCATGGAAGatatttatattagttttgAGGACATTGGTGTTGCTCAAAATTCATGTGATTAAAGACAATATTATACAGTTCAGAAAATGTTGcaataactaataatattaaaagagaATGAAGTTGTGAACTTATATTTTTGGGAAGCAGTTAAATCCAACGTCAACAGTTTTTAGATGAAAGTTACAATATAGTTATTTCGGAATTTTTGCTTTGGAACATGTAATTTTTACGTTTAAcatgattttaatattaattcaaacACAACCGGGGTCCCAGTTGATTTGGGCTTCAGGTTGATATTTCATGCTTTTTCATCAAGAAGGTTGGGCTAGTTTGTTGTGTGATGCTAGTAGGTACACCAGTATTATTGTTTGTGcatccaacaatttttttaattccctaaaTACCCCTGGTGTCTTCTTGCTTTTAAAGTTGGTTGCAGtgttactttttcttttacGCCTTCATTGTTTTTTCTTCGCTTTCTCCCTCTGTTGTTGGTTCGTGTTGGTTTTTCATTGTTAAGAGAGTTGCCGCTTGGATCGAGGTGAAAGTATTACGGGTCGGTGGTGATTGTTGCTTTCGTCGTCGTCGACATTTAAGGTATGTCATTTTGATGCATTTTGTTGGGTGTGCGTGAGTTGATCCGTATGTGTAAGTTATAagtacagatcaagttgatccgtaagatctatacggatcaacttgatccgtaagttaaAATTACacatacagatcaagttgattcgtataaatcatacggatcaactatgattcatacggatcaagttgattcatatgagtcatacggatcaacttgatctgtatgaCTCATATGGATCAATCATGACTCATACGGATAAATTATGActtatacggatcaagttgatccatatgagTCATACGAATCAACTTGAGTGAAGGACATTTTCGTCCATTCACTTAAAATGCTGGATGCACCTAGCATCACCCTAGTTTGTTTTAGACATCATTTCCCCCCTATTTGGGTTATAGATTGTGATGACCTTTTGTATGCTATCAAGCAAAGGAGATTAATAAAACACAACACAAGAATATAGACAAAGATAGCATTTGTACTTGTTTTACATTATCTTCTTGAAAAATACTATTAATCTTCTGCTCCGATCttctaatatatatgtatgttttgatatgtgttggacattttagtgtaattgatctctttattatgttaaaataagagtgcacgcttattttaatgtaataacgagatgttcagtttaggcaaaggttggaagttacatggaagttactaaaacttccatcaacggttggaagttacatggaagttactaaaacttccatcaacggcagtttttaaaaaagaaaaaacttccatcaaccgccaaaaaccacctgttctttgattataaataatcattctggttcagaaagcataatgggtgacaaaacatacaagaccaaaacaaaactcttgaattataatcttctgattttatccgattgaacaattttggttgaaccccgaaatttgattcaatctgaaagtgttatacacgacttcagatttatccagtattatctcgattttcaaattaaccaacaaaagattgaatcaaatctttCGAGATGACGAATGATAGTTCAaagatgacaagcaagtttgcgaagttggacaagtttgaagggcaggatttcagaagatggcagaagaagatgcactttctcttgacaacattgaaggtggtgtatgtgctgagtacaccgatgccggtgtttatggaagacgaaactctggatcaaacaaggaagcgttcgaaatgggaggacgacgattacatttgtcgtggacacattctgaacggtatgtctgactctctctttgatatttatcaaaatgttgagtctgctaaggaattatgggactctcttgaatccaagtatatgaCAGAAGATGCCTtaagtaacaaattcttagttagtaatttctttaattacaaaatgattgatttgaggcctgttatggaacaatataatgaactgctgcggattttgggtcagtttactcaacatgatttgaaaatggatgaatccattgcagtttcatctataattgataaattgtcttcttcttggaaagacttcaagcataccttgaaacataagaaggaagagttgactctggtttaactcggtagtcatttcatgattgaggagtcgctgagggctcaggaaattgacaaagtcaatgataaaaacgtagcaggttcctcttccgttaatatggtagaggaaagtggaacagttaagcaaaattacaatgctaaaggtaacagacgaaaatttcaaggaaataagaacaaaggtccaaacaaacagacaaaattgtcatgttggaagtgtgggaaacctggtcatttaaagagggattgccgggtgttcaaaggaaagaacaaagctggtccaagtgggtctaatgatcctgaaaagcaacaaggatGATGAtgttgcttggtggtttgattcgggagcaacaagccatgtgtgcaaagatcgtcgttggttcaaggaatttagaccaatcgatgatggctctattgtgaagatggacaatgttgcaactgaaccaatcttaggattaggttgtgtgaatttagtttttacttccggaaaaattttgtatttggataatgtcttatttgtacctggtattcgtaagaacttattgtctggtatggttttaaataattgtggtttcaagcaagtacttgaaagtgacaagtacatcttatcaagacatggttcgtttgttggatttggttatcgttgtaatggaatgtttaaattaaacattgatgttccttttgttcatgaatctgtttgtatggcctcgtgtagttctataactaatatgacaaaatcagaaatttggcatgctagattaggacatgttcattacaaaagattaaaagatatgtcaaaaacaagtatgattcctccttttgatatgaacattaaaaaatgcaaaacttgcatgttgaccaagatcactaggaaaccttttaaggatgttaaaagtgagactaaagtcttagaccttattcatagtgatttgtgtgatttgcatgctactccatcatttggtcataaaaaatatcttgttacttttattgatgatgcatcaaggtattgttatgtatatttattaaatacaaaagatgaagctcttgataaatttaaaatttataagaaagaggtagaacttcatcaaaatgggctaatcaaaactcttcgtacggataggggaggtgagtattatgatccgatttattttcaatatactggaataatacatcaaactatagctccctatacaccacaacagaatggtgtaaccgaaaggaagaatagaaccttgaaagaaatggtgaattccatgttatcctattcgggtttaagtgaaggattttggggtgaggctatgttgacaacctgttacttgttgaaccgaattcctaacaaaaggaataaggttaccccatatgaactttggctaaggcatatagtcaagtgtataatgggaagtctagacacttgggtgttagacacaacatggttcgggagttaatcatgcattgtgtgatatcagtggagtttgtgagaactcagcataatttggccgatcatttaaccaaagggttaagtagagatctcgtgaaaaggtcggctgtgggattaggattaaagttcatctgaaatctcttatgttaagatacccaattcccatctaatatgacattaggtgctgaattcaatgtggaaagcttaacatgtagagattggaacacatcatcgaaagtatcTCAAAAGGTATGTGTTCGGTTCtgtaagttaaggaggttgaagtataacttctcaatggttcttttgaaaaattgcatttacaggtgcaagaaagaaaaggactacctatataagcatgaagtttagccgcttcaagaagctgggacttggctttgatatgcttatgaaggatagggacacaggctagtaaaTTAGTGTCGAacaagagtaatgttataaactattgtggagattatcttcatgtattcattatgaatagaaatggttcaatccttagtgacaccttgatattcgaatatttgaaacgtgtaatttgctaagatgaaattcaatcgtcacgatatttcatctatgcagtagtttgtggtatgttatgactttggtgatttgatcagtaattacactaaaatgggggaggtttgttggacattttagtgtaattgatctctttattatgttaaaataagagtgcacgcttattttaatataataacgagatgttcggtttaggcaaaggttggaagttacatggaagttactaaaacttccatcaagggttggaagttacatggaagttactaaaacttccatcaacggcagtttttaaaaaagaaaaaactttcatcaaccgccaaaaaccacctgttctttgattataaataatcattctggttcagaaagcataacgggtgacaaaacatacaagaccaaaataaaactcttgaattataatcttctgattttatccgattgaacaattttggttgaaccccgaaatttgattcaatctgaaagtgttatacacgacttcagatttattcagtattatctcgattttcaaattaaccaacaatATGTGTGTTTGAACTTGGACAAACTTGTTAAAGAATAGTCATAAAGTGAGAATCAAGAGTATCTTTGTATCAATTAAAAATCTTGGCTAAGTATCAAACACGGAGTGTAGTATGCGATGTAAGATGAAGCAGTATAAATATTATGTGTTgacctttttttccttttatctttctatttgtttttttttctaattgaaGAAATGATTAACTAGTGAAGTATTTTTAAACAAGAGTTTTCCTTCAAGATTTTTCTCTATATTGTTTTAGTTCCTAATGATTTTATTGTCCTAAGACTGCCCATTAGTATAATTTTGTATAAGTTTCTGAACTAAAATTTTTGATccatcaattaaattttaaaagataacaaAACAGAATTGAACTCATTTCGTATTTaccttttcattaaataaaaataaaaaataaattaaaaaatataatatataatttcattaataatagtaaatatttataagttaaagagataataatttaaaatttgataaataattatggaattaaattactaaaatcaatatatatcatatttactattatgatttttttaaattcaaaagttGAAAGAGTACTTTAAATAaggattaattaaaattgaaataattataaaattcattttatttgaaaagaaatacattttcaatttaatattatatatatataaattttaaatttaaattaaattcagatttataaaaaatatttacaaacagtaaaattatataaataaaaataaaattaaatacttaattaaaaaaattcgttcaattaatatattattaattgatttctaaaatgatttaattaaaaaaataatgaagaatataaa comes from the Glycine soja cultivar W05 chromosome 6, ASM419377v2, whole genome shotgun sequence genome and includes:
- the LOC114416885 gene encoding 3-deoxy-manno-octulosonate cytidylyltransferase, mitochondrial-like, translating into MAICSSPSSSSSSSSSTSSFGSSNTAKAWIIHGIVAGVAIAAAVGARAYMTRFSKFRSRVVGIIPARFASSRFEGKPLVQILGKPMIQRTWERAKLAATLDHVVVATDDEKIADCCRQFGADVIMTSESCRNGTERCNEALQKLGKKYDIVVNIQGDEPLIEPEIIDGVVKALQAAPDAVFSTAVTSLKPEDAHDPNRVKCVVDNRGYAIYFSRGLIPFNKSGKVNQLFPYLLHLGIQSYDAKFLNIYPNLRPTPLQLEEDLEQLKVLENGYKMKVIKVHHEAHGVDTPEDVGKIESLMRERNLS